Part of the Streptomyces sp. WMMC500 genome is shown below.
ACGGTACGCACCTGGCTGCGGCGCGCGTCCGCCGCCTCCTTCTCCGCCTCCTCCTGCGCCTCGGCGAGCAGCCTCGCCCGCAGGATACGCATCGCCTGCTCCCTGTTCTGAAGCTGGCTCTTCTCGTTCTGGCAGGACACCACGATGCCGGTGGGCAGGTGCGTGATGCGTACCGCGGAGTCCGTCGTGTTGACGGACTGGCCGCCGGGGCCCGACGAGCGGTAGACGTCGATGCGGAGGTCGCCCGGTCCGATCTCGACCTCGTCGACGTCCTCGGCCTCGGGCAGCACCAGCACGCCGGCGGCGGAGGTGTGGATCCGGCCCTGCGACTCGGTGGCCGGCACCCGCTGCACGCGGTGCACGCCGCCCTCGTACTTCAGCCGCGCCCACACGCCCTGGCCGGGCTCGACCGCCCCCTGGCCGCCCTTGAGCTTCACGGAGACCGAGACGTCCTTGTAGCCGCCGAGGTCGGACTCGTTGGCGTCCAGCAGCTCTGTCTTCCAGCCCTGCCGCTCGGCGTAGCGCAGGTACATCCGCAGCAGGTCGCCGGCGAACAGCGCGGACTCCTCGCCGCCCTCGCCGGCCTTGACCTCCAGGATGACGTTCTTGTCGTCGCTGGGATCGCGGGGTACGAGCAGCAGCCGCAGCCGCTCCGTCAGCTCCTCGCGCTCCCGCTCCAGGCTCTTGGCCTCGGCGGCGAACTCCGGGTCCTCCGCGGCCAGCTCGCGGGCGGCGACGGCGTCCTCGCCGGCGCGCTCCCAGGCGCGGTACGCGGCGATGATCGGGGTCAGCTCGGCGTAGCGCTTGTTGAGCCGGGTGGCGCGGCGCTGGTCGGCGTGCACGCCGGGGTCCGCGAGCTGCTGCTCAAGGGTGGCGTGCTCGCCGATGAGATCCTTGACGACCTCGAACATCGTGGGGCGCTCCGTAGGGGGAAGTAGCAGGACCAGGCGCGGGCGGGCGGGAGGAAAACGGCCGGCCGGACGTGACGAAAAACGTGCGCCGGCCCGGTCCGCCCCTCTTCGGGGCGGCCGGCCCGGCGCACGCGGACGAGCTACTTCTTCGCCGCGGCCTGCTTGCCGAAGCGGGCCTCGAAGCGGGCCACGCGGCCACCGGTGTCGAGGATCTTCTGCTTGCCCGTGTAGAACGGGTGGCACGCGGAGCAGATGTCCGCGCGGATGGTGCC
Proteins encoded:
- the prfA gene encoding peptide chain release factor 1, translated to MFEVVKDLIGEHATLEQQLADPGVHADQRRATRLNKRYAELTPIIAAYRAWERAGEDAVAARELAAEDPEFAAEAKSLEREREELTERLRLLLVPRDPSDDKNVILEVKAGEGGEESALFAGDLLRMYLRYAERQGWKTELLDANESDLGGYKDVSVSVKLKGGQGAVEPGQGVWARLKYEGGVHRVQRVPATESQGRIHTSAAGVLVLPEAEDVDEVEIGPGDLRIDVYRSSGPGGQSVNTTDSAVRITHLPTGIVVSCQNEKSQLQNREQAMRILRARLLAEAQEEAEKEAADARRSQVRTVDRSERIRTYNFPENRISDHRVGFKAYNLDQVLDGELDAVIQACVDADAAAKLADAG
- the rpmE gene encoding 50S ribosomal protein L31, with amino-acid sequence MKRDIHPEYVETQVSCTCGNSFTTRSTVTSGTIRADICSACHPFYTGKQKILDTGGRVARFEARFGKQAAAKK